From the Methylomonas sp. MK1 genome, one window contains:
- a CDS encoding TonB-dependent receptor — MSRLHVITLLALTNLAYSNQILAEDSDQSVVGPAETAKTDNPASNNDSLGTMVVTATRSEISAAMAPANVSVITAETTENRLTQRIGDALKDVPGVYLRGSAYGTSFPGSSVSSSAFHGISGTNRSLFLVDGLPVNNANSGLVDWNILNMDDAQQVEYVPGPFSALYGSGAMGGVLNVISKVPTKREGRLSFGAGGAAVDQWGIKGRYRDRFENGVGISVTFNHMDSDNWAVSDYVTASPASFTPSATAIPNAVVRANTATALRNAATPVFGAIPTTTTQGGSTYIVGDKGERPWEQNTASLHLYYDLTERTEIDGGMSWSRSETSAGTFNSYLTTAGGSPIAIATGNPSVTSVASVAGLAQSNNLNLNGQRLSVYEQQFLHFLPSVEDTRRYFAHLKHDFGHDVKLNVDFQYMDHETYSPSPNSAAFDDTLSGGRGQLTVTPSQRIDGNVALRFPFLWDQRNFVTVGFGANHNNLEGQKRLALSNWQDWSSVTNTVYDGKGESSIYSAFIQDEIWLRKNVIAHLGVRYDDWSTSGSIVQKATVTSTGTTTNLTQSYSERSVSQFNPKFSLTWLPADGYKLFASTGWAFRPPTNSDLYSTSQTASGSVFTLTQAGPDLKPETMYSWEVGGEATPIEGTTIAATYFHHYISDLIYRKDTTLSATNRLQERQNAGEAEVEGVEAKLRQKLYWDWLHFTGTYTLNDSIITKNEANPLSVGKQMVLLPETMFSGGLDVKYEQWSGGIIGRYVSQQYTNDQNLDQVTNVPGSYDPYFLVDTRIAYQATKNIDLSFSVNNLLDREYSSFYQQAGRTVYGEVSYSF, encoded by the coding sequence TTGTCTCGTTTACACGTAATAACGCTGTTGGCTTTGACCAATTTGGCTTACAGCAATCAAATCCTGGCAGAAGATAGCGACCAAAGTGTCGTGGGGCCAGCCGAAACCGCTAAGACCGACAATCCGGCTAGCAACAATGACTCGCTGGGCACGATGGTGGTTACAGCTACTCGCTCGGAAATCAGTGCAGCGATGGCGCCGGCCAATGTCAGTGTGATTACTGCTGAAACTACCGAAAACCGCCTGACCCAACGTATCGGTGACGCCTTGAAGGATGTGCCGGGGGTGTATTTACGTGGCAGTGCTTATGGCACCAGTTTCCCGGGCTCCAGTGTTAGCTCGTCTGCATTCCATGGCATCAGCGGTACGAATCGATCTTTATTTTTAGTTGATGGGCTGCCGGTAAACAATGCCAATTCAGGGCTGGTTGACTGGAATATCCTAAATATGGATGACGCTCAGCAAGTGGAATATGTACCCGGGCCATTTTCAGCACTTTATGGTAGTGGCGCGATGGGCGGTGTACTCAATGTGATCTCCAAAGTACCCACTAAACGCGAAGGACGTCTGTCATTTGGTGCCGGTGGCGCAGCTGTTGACCAATGGGGCATTAAAGGCCGTTACCGGGATCGTTTCGAAAACGGCGTGGGGATTTCCGTGACCTTCAACCACATGGATAGCGATAACTGGGCGGTGTCGGATTACGTGACGGCTTCGCCGGCTAGCTTTACGCCATCGGCGACAGCGATACCGAATGCGGTAGTAAGAGCGAATACGGCTACCGCGTTAAGAAACGCCGCGACACCGGTATTCGGCGCCATACCGACCACAACCACCCAAGGCGGTTCGACCTATATCGTCGGTGATAAAGGGGAACGCCCTTGGGAGCAGAACACCGCGTCCTTACATCTTTATTACGATTTGACTGAGCGCACCGAGATTGATGGGGGAATGAGCTGGAGTCGGAGCGAAACAAGCGCAGGGACATTTAACAGCTATTTAACCACTGCCGGAGGCTCGCCAATAGCAATTGCTACCGGAAACCCCTCTGTCACTTCAGTTGCCAGTGTGGCCGGCCTAGCGCAAAGCAATAACTTGAATTTGAATGGCCAGCGCCTTTCTGTCTATGAGCAGCAGTTCTTGCATTTTCTGCCGTCAGTGGAAGACACTCGTCGTTATTTTGCTCACCTGAAACATGATTTTGGGCATGACGTGAAATTGAATGTCGATTTTCAATACATGGATCACGAGACTTATTCACCCAGCCCAAACAGCGCGGCGTTCGACGATACCTTGAGCGGTGGAAGAGGCCAATTAACCGTCACGCCTAGCCAACGGATCGACGGTAACGTGGCATTGCGCTTCCCGTTTTTGTGGGATCAACGTAACTTTGTCACGGTCGGTTTTGGCGCAAACCATAACAATTTGGAAGGTCAAAAACGTTTGGCCTTAAGTAATTGGCAAGATTGGTCCTCAGTGACGAATACTGTTTACGATGGTAAGGGCGAGTCGAGTATTTACTCAGCCTTTATTCAGGACGAAATTTGGCTGCGTAAAAACGTAATTGCTCATCTGGGTGTGCGTTATGACGACTGGTCCACATCAGGCTCCATCGTACAAAAGGCCACGGTCACTTCGACAGGTACTACCACTAACCTGACGCAAAGTTACAGCGAGCGTTCAGTGTCGCAATTTAATCCCAAATTTAGTTTGACCTGGTTGCCGGCAGATGGCTACAAGCTGTTTGCTTCAACAGGTTGGGCATTTCGTCCACCCACCAACTCGGATTTGTATTCGACATCGCAAACGGCTAGCGGCAGTGTTTTTACCTTGACGCAAGCGGGGCCAGATTTAAAACCAGAGACCATGTATTCATGGGAAGTTGGCGGAGAGGCAACCCCCATTGAGGGCACAACTATTGCCGCCACCTATTTTCATCACTACATTTCTGATTTGATTTACCGTAAAGATACGACGTTAAGCGCAACCAATCGGCTCCAAGAACGGCAAAATGCTGGTGAAGCTGAGGTTGAAGGCGTGGAGGCCAAATTAAGGCAGAAATTGTATTGGGACTGGCTGCACTTTACGGGAACCTATACTTTAAACGACTCGATAATTACCAAGAACGAGGCGAATCCGCTTTCTGTCGGCAAGCAGATGGTGTTATTGCCGGAGACAATGTTCAGTGGCGGGTTGGATGTCAAATATGAGCAATGGAGCGGTGGCATTATTGGACGCTATGTTAGCCAGCAATATACGAACGACCAAAACCTGGATCAGGTGACCAACGTTCCCGGCAGTTATGACCCTTATTTTCTGGTCGATACCCGTATCGCCTATCAGGCGACGAAAAATATCGATCTGTCGTTTTCGGTAAACAATCTATTGGACCGGGAATATTCCTCTTTTTACCAACAAGCCGGCCGCACGGTTTATGGGGAAGTGTCTTACAGCTTCTAA
- a CDS encoding glycine zipper 2TM domain-containing protein, which produces MFRVASVVVISLLVSPLAMADGHGRGHHKHHHHDRYVEVERVYVPERVVQYVPAPPPAPRYDSNDQRSTQGLVGGALGSVAGYEMSRGDPLGAGIGAAAGAWIGNSMSR; this is translated from the coding sequence ATGTTTAGAGTGGCAAGTGTCGTTGTAATTAGTCTGTTGGTTTCGCCGTTAGCGATGGCTGATGGGCATGGGCGAGGTCATCACAAACATCACCACCATGACCGGTACGTCGAGGTCGAGCGGGTGTATGTACCGGAGCGGGTTGTGCAATACGTCCCGGCACCGCCGCCTGCACCGCGCTACGACAGTAACGACCAACGATCTACTCAGGGCTTGGTAGGCGGCGCGTTAGGCAGTGTAGCGGGTTACGAAATGAGTAGAGGCGATCCGTTGGGAGCCGGCATCGGTGCCGCCGCGGGCGCTTGGATCGGCAACAGTATGAGTCGTTAA
- the hrcA gene encoding heat-inducible transcriptional repressor HrcA gives MAGGQDLNERSLYLLKTLVERYIQDGQPVGSRLLSKDPQLKLSPASIRNVMADLEEMGLIHSPHTSAGRVPTVSGYRLFVDSLLTVKPLASSELDQLQHGLKGEADKASDVLSKASKLLSDVTRMAGVVTLPRRESVTLRHIEFLPMSNTRVLVIFVTDDQEVHNKIIHTHKQFSPAELQQAANYLNSVYSGRSLAKIRDLIVREMEHDQRQVNQGMMDAVNMAQLTFSEQPNDDYVLSGETNLMGFSELSDMERLKQLFEAFSQKRGVIHLLDQCLQAEGVQIFIGEESGYSAFDHCSLVTAPYSVNDEVVGVLGVIGPTRMAYEKVIPFVDVTAKLLGAALNPK, from the coding sequence GTGGCTGGCGGACAAGATTTAAACGAAAGATCGCTGTATTTATTGAAAACCTTGGTTGAGCGGTATATCCAGGACGGCCAGCCTGTTGGTTCGCGATTGTTGTCTAAAGATCCGCAACTAAAGCTTAGTCCTGCCAGTATTCGCAATGTGATGGCGGATCTGGAAGAAATGGGCTTGATCCATTCCCCGCACACCTCCGCTGGCCGAGTGCCAACCGTGAGTGGCTACCGTTTGTTCGTCGACAGTTTGTTAACGGTCAAGCCTTTGGCATCCAGCGAGTTGGATCAACTGCAACATGGCTTGAAAGGAGAGGCGGATAAGGCTAGCGACGTGTTGAGCAAGGCCTCTAAATTGCTGTCGGACGTGACGAGGATGGCCGGCGTGGTGACTTTGCCCCGCAGAGAAAGCGTCACCTTGCGGCACATCGAATTTCTGCCGATGTCCAACACCCGGGTGTTGGTGATTTTCGTCACCGACGACCAGGAAGTGCACAACAAAATCATTCATACCCACAAGCAATTCAGTCCTGCGGAATTACAACAGGCTGCCAACTATTTGAATTCGGTTTATTCCGGCCGCAGCTTGGCGAAAATTCGCGATTTGATCGTGCGGGAGATGGAGCACGATCAGCGGCAGGTCAATCAAGGCATGATGGACGCGGTGAACATGGCGCAGCTCACCTTCAGCGAACAACCCAACGACGATTATGTATTAAGCGGCGAAACCAACCTAATGGGTTTTTCCGAGTTGTCGGACATGGAGCGTCTTAAACAGTTGTTCGAAGCTTTTAGCCAAAAGCGTGGCGTCATCCATTTATTGGATCAGTGTCTACAGGCCGAAGGTGTGCAGATTTTTATCGGTGAAGAATCCGGCTATAGCGCATTCGATCATTGTAGCTTGGTGACGGCGCCTTATTCAGTGAATGACGAAGTGGTTGGGGTGTTGGGTGTGATTGGACCGACCCGCATGGCTTACGAAAAAGTGATTCCGTTCGTGGATGTGACGGCAAAATTATTGGGCGCGGCCTTGAATCCCAAATAA
- the grpE gene encoding nucleotide exchange factor GrpE, which produces MSHQQSSHEPQSDSDLIAEVLEQTKPMDTDEQPAEVSGTSAAVTVEALQEQLEQAQQQAAANLDKAIRTMAEMENLKKRVQKDLDDERKYGLAKFAKELLSVLDSLELGLQAANGDSPEIVKLREGSELTIKQFESVFAKFNIETVDPIGQVFNPELHQAMVMQPSATAQPNTVLNVFQKGYVLNGRLLRPAMVVVAKADDKPADSAKIDEQA; this is translated from the coding sequence ATGAGTCATCAGCAATCTAGCCACGAACCACAATCGGATAGCGATTTGATCGCCGAAGTCTTGGAGCAAACCAAGCCAATGGACACCGACGAACAGCCAGCCGAAGTGTCTGGTACCAGCGCCGCAGTCACTGTGGAAGCCTTGCAGGAACAATTGGAACAAGCCCAACAACAGGCTGCCGCCAATCTGGATAAAGCCATCCGCACCATGGCCGAGATGGAAAATTTAAAAAAACGCGTGCAAAAAGACTTGGACGACGAACGCAAATACGGTCTGGCGAAATTTGCGAAAGAATTGCTGAGTGTTTTGGATAGTCTGGAATTAGGCCTGCAAGCGGCGAACGGCGATAGCCCGGAAATAGTGAAATTGCGCGAAGGCAGCGAATTGACCATCAAACAATTCGAGTCGGTATTTGCCAAGTTTAATATCGAAACCGTCGACCCCATCGGTCAAGTGTTCAATCCGGAATTGCACCAGGCCATGGTGATGCAACCCAGCGCCACCGCCCAACCCAATACCGTGTTAAACGTCTTCCAAAAAGGTTATGTATTGAACGGCCGTTTATTGCGCCCTGCCATGGTGGTGGTGGCCAAAGCCGACGATAAACCAGCCGATAGCGCAAAAATCGATGAGCAGGCTTGA
- the dnaK gene encoding molecular chaperone DnaK, translated as MGKMIGIDLGTTNSCVAVLENGTARVIENSEGARTTPSIIAFTGDNEVLVGQSAKRQAVTNPENTLFAIKRLIGRRFKEDAVQKDIKMVPYKIMEANNGDAWVECHGKKMAPPEVSSRVLMKLKKDAEAFLGEEVTEAVITVPAYFNDSQRQATKDAGRIAGLDVKRIINEPTAAALAFGMDKPKGDTTIAVYDLGGGTFDISIIEIAEIEGEHQFEVLATNGDTFLGGEDFDLRIIDFLAGEFKRDSGIDLHNDPLALQRLKEAAEKAKIELSSAEQTDINLPYITADASGPKHLNVKLTRAKLESLVDELIERTKGPCLQAIKDAGISTSKINDVILVGGQTRMPKVQAFVKELFGKEPRKDVNPDEAVALGAAIQAGVLGGDVKDVLLLDVTPLSLGIETLGGVMTKLIEKNTTIPTNASQTFSTADDNQTAVTVHVLQGEREVAAGNKSLGRFDLQDIPPAPRGIPQIEVSFDIDANGILNVSAKDKATGKKQSIVIKASSGLSDDEVERMIKDAEAHADEDRKLKELVSARNSAEGMIHATEKSLKELGDQVGGDEKSAIESAIRDLQAVLKSDDKDAIEAKTHALTELSGKLAERVYAQKGAEGGAEAGHAAGAAEAAAEHDHNVVDAEFEEVKDDKK; from the coding sequence ATGGGCAAAATGATCGGCATCGATTTAGGAACCACTAACTCCTGCGTAGCAGTCCTGGAAAACGGCACCGCGCGGGTTATCGAAAACAGCGAAGGCGCGCGCACCACGCCTTCCATTATCGCTTTCACCGGCGACAACGAAGTATTGGTCGGTCAATCGGCTAAACGTCAGGCGGTCACCAACCCTGAAAATACCTTGTTCGCGATCAAACGCTTGATCGGCCGCCGTTTTAAAGAAGACGCGGTACAAAAAGACATCAAAATGGTGCCTTATAAAATTATGGAAGCCAACAACGGTGACGCTTGGGTGGAATGTCACGGTAAAAAAATGGCGCCGCCAGAAGTATCGTCACGGGTGCTGATGAAGCTGAAAAAAGACGCGGAAGCGTTTTTGGGCGAAGAAGTCACAGAAGCGGTTATCACCGTGCCTGCGTACTTTAACGACTCGCAACGTCAAGCGACTAAAGACGCCGGACGTATCGCTGGTTTGGACGTCAAACGTATTATCAACGAGCCGACTGCGGCCGCGTTGGCGTTCGGTATGGACAAACCAAAAGGCGACACCACCATCGCTGTTTACGATTTGGGCGGCGGAACCTTCGATATTTCCATTATCGAAATTGCCGAAATCGAAGGTGAACACCAATTCGAAGTATTAGCCACCAACGGCGATACTTTCCTGGGTGGTGAAGACTTTGACTTGCGCATAATCGATTTCCTGGCTGGAGAATTCAAACGCGACAGCGGCATTGATTTGCACAACGATCCATTGGCGTTGCAACGTCTGAAAGAAGCGGCAGAAAAAGCCAAAATTGAGCTGTCATCAGCGGAACAAACCGACATTAACCTGCCTTACATCACGGCCGATGCGTCAGGTCCGAAGCACTTGAATGTGAAACTGACTCGCGCCAAACTCGAGTCCCTGGTTGACGAACTGATCGAACGGACCAAAGGTCCTTGCTTGCAAGCGATTAAAGATGCCGGTATTTCGACATCTAAAATCAACGATGTAATTCTGGTGGGCGGTCAAACCCGGATGCCGAAAGTGCAAGCCTTCGTCAAAGAACTTTTCGGCAAAGAGCCACGCAAAGACGTTAACCCTGATGAAGCGGTAGCTCTGGGTGCGGCAATTCAAGCCGGCGTATTGGGCGGCGACGTCAAAGACGTATTGTTGCTGGACGTTACGCCACTGTCTTTGGGTATCGAAACCCTGGGCGGCGTGATGACCAAATTGATCGAGAAAAACACCACGATCCCAACCAATGCGTCGCAAACCTTCTCGACTGCGGACGACAACCAAACTGCGGTCACCGTGCACGTGTTGCAAGGTGAGCGGGAAGTTGCTGCGGGTAATAAATCTTTGGGTCGTTTTGACTTGCAGGACATTCCGCCAGCGCCGCGCGGCATTCCGCAAATCGAAGTGTCGTTCGACATCGACGCCAACGGTATCTTGAACGTATCGGCGAAAGACAAAGCCACCGGCAAGAAACAATCCATTGTGATTAAAGCCTCCAGTGGTTTGTCGGATGACGAAGTCGAACGCATGATCAAGGATGCCGAAGCGCACGCGGACGAAGACCGCAAACTGAAAGAACTGGTGTCGGCACGTAACTCGGCGGAAGGCATGATCCACGCCACCGAAAAATCCCTGAAGGAATTGGGCGACCAAGTCGGCGGCGACGAAAAATCGGCTATCGAATCGGCGATTAGAGATCTGCAAGCAGTGCTCAAATCTGACGATAAAGATGCGATTGAAGCGAAAACCCATGCCTTGACCGAGCTGTCCGGCAAATTAGCCGAGCGCGTTTACGCACAGAAAGGTGCTGAAGGCGGTGCTGAGGCCGGACATGCCGCAGGCGCTGCGGAAGCTGCCGCGGAGCATGATCACAATGTGGTCGATGCCGAATTTGAAGAAGTTAAGGACGATAAAAAGTAA
- the dnaJ gene encoding molecular chaperone DnaJ yields MAKEDFYKLLELDRNASEAEIKKSYRKMAMKFHPDRNKDNPEEAEKKFKLVKEAYEILSDPKKRAAYDQFGHAGVDSSMGGGRGGFSGAENFSDIFGDVFGDIFGGGRQQRSSVQRGADLRYNLELTLEEAVGGTEATVKVPVLVACVECNGSGAKKGSSPVTCNTCHGHGQVRMQQGFFSVQQTCPTCRGTGKQIKDPCPKCYGQGRVQETKTLNVKVPAGVDTGDRIRLAGEGEAGANGGPAGDLYVQVQVKDHPIFTRDGANLYCEVPISFPMACLGGELEVPTLDGKVMLKIPPETQTGRMFRLRGKGVKPVRGGAVGDLLCKVQLETPVHLTKDQKAMIEKLGESLSGGGKHHSPQEHGWMDGVKNFFDKLTG; encoded by the coding sequence ATGGCAAAAGAAGACTTTTACAAACTGCTGGAACTGGATCGCAACGCGAGCGAAGCCGAGATCAAGAAGAGCTATCGCAAGATGGCGATGAAATTTCATCCCGACAGAAATAAGGACAATCCGGAAGAGGCGGAGAAGAAATTCAAGCTGGTTAAGGAAGCATACGAGATTTTGTCCGACCCCAAAAAGCGTGCGGCTTACGATCAATTTGGGCATGCCGGTGTCGATTCGTCGATGGGCGGCGGTCGAGGTGGATTTAGCGGGGCGGAGAATTTTAGCGATATCTTCGGCGACGTGTTTGGGGATATTTTCGGAGGCGGTCGGCAGCAGCGCAGCAGCGTGCAACGCGGTGCCGATTTGCGCTACAACCTTGAACTGACCCTGGAAGAAGCGGTGGGCGGTACTGAAGCGACCGTCAAAGTGCCGGTATTGGTGGCTTGCGTTGAGTGTAACGGCAGCGGCGCTAAAAAGGGCAGCAGCCCGGTCACCTGTAATACCTGTCATGGTCACGGCCAAGTCAGGATGCAACAAGGTTTTTTCTCGGTACAACAAACCTGTCCGACTTGTCGGGGTACCGGCAAACAAATCAAGGATCCTTGCCCGAAATGTTACGGCCAAGGCCGCGTGCAGGAAACCAAGACTTTAAACGTCAAAGTCCCGGCCGGTGTCGATACCGGTGACCGGATTCGTTTGGCTGGAGAGGGCGAAGCCGGTGCGAACGGCGGGCCAGCGGGGGACTTGTATGTACAGGTGCAGGTCAAGGATCATCCGATCTTCACCCGCGATGGTGCGAATCTTTACTGCGAAGTGCCAATCAGTTTCCCGATGGCCTGTTTGGGTGGCGAGTTGGAAGTACCTACGCTCGACGGCAAGGTGATGTTGAAAATTCCGCCGGAAACCCAAACCGGACGCATGTTCCGTTTGCGCGGTAAAGGCGTGAAACCGGTCAGGGGCGGCGCGGTCGGCGACCTGTTGTGCAAAGTGCAACTGGAAACACCGGTGCATCTGACCAAAGATCAAAAAGCCATGATCGAGAAGTTGGGCGAATCCTTATCCGGCGGCGGCAAACACCACAGTCCGCAAGAGCATGGCTGGATGGATGGTGTTAAAAACTTCTTCGATAAATTAACAGGCTAA
- the dapB gene encoding 4-hydroxy-tetrahydrodipicolinate reductase: MVRIAVVGASGRMGLCLLKAALSAESAELTVAVSRPDSLAIGKDAGELAGVAAAGIKVGDDLVALADQFDVLIDFTRPDASMDYIEICRQAGKKIVIGTTGYSDAQKAAIAEAAKDVAIVIAPNFSVGVNLSLKLLEMTAKVMGDYTDIEVIEAHHRHKVDAPSGTALRMGEVVAAALGRDLKDCAIYGREGDTGARDRKTIGFSTIRAGDIVGEHTVMFADEGERVEITHKATSRMTFANGAVRAATWLADKQNGLFDMQDVLGLKG, translated from the coding sequence ATGGTAAGGATCGCGGTAGTTGGCGCTTCCGGGCGTATGGGCTTATGTCTGCTGAAAGCTGCGCTGTCGGCGGAAAGCGCCGAGTTAACGGTAGCGGTATCCCGTCCGGATAGTTTGGCAATCGGCAAGGATGCCGGCGAACTGGCCGGTGTGGCGGCGGCTGGTATTAAAGTCGGCGATGATCTGGTAGCACTGGCGGACCAATTTGATGTATTGATCGACTTTACCCGACCCGACGCGTCGATGGATTACATAGAAATCTGTCGGCAAGCTGGCAAGAAAATAGTAATCGGCACTACCGGTTACAGCGATGCGCAAAAAGCCGCGATTGCCGAGGCTGCCAAGGATGTCGCAATTGTCATCGCGCCAAATTTCAGTGTCGGCGTCAATCTGTCTTTAAAGTTGCTGGAGATGACCGCCAAGGTGATGGGCGATTACACTGACATCGAAGTGATTGAGGCGCATCACAGGCACAAAGTCGATGCGCCGTCCGGTACCGCGTTGCGGATGGGCGAGGTAGTCGCCGCTGCGTTGGGACGCGATCTGAAAGACTGCGCCATCTACGGTCGTGAAGGCGATACAGGTGCTCGCGACCGCAAAACCATCGGCTTTTCCACCATCCGGGCCGGCGATATAGTCGGCGAGCACACCGTGATGTTTGCCGACGAAGGCGAGCGGGTGGAAATTACCCATAAAGCCACCAGCCGCATGACCTTCGCCAACGGTGCGGTAAGAGCAGCAACGTGGCTGGCTGACAAACAGAACGGCCTGTTCGATATGCAGGATGTACTGGGTTTGAAAGGCTAA
- a CDS encoding NUDIX domain-containing protein → MAKPITPLLAADILIELIDHPQRPFVLIERKYPPYGWAVPGGFVDVGETLEHAAIREAKEETSLDVELTVLLGLYSNPQRDPRNHTVTAVYLAQAHGTPMAADDAKNYGLFNFDNLPSLLAFDHAQVIADYWHYKLTGEVTPLRI, encoded by the coding sequence ATGGCAAAGCCGATCACACCGTTATTAGCCGCCGATATTTTGATCGAATTGATCGATCATCCACAGCGCCCCTTCGTGTTGATAGAGCGGAAATACCCACCCTACGGCTGGGCGGTACCTGGCGGCTTTGTCGATGTCGGCGAAACGCTTGAGCACGCGGCAATCCGCGAAGCCAAGGAAGAAACCAGCCTGGATGTGGAACTAACCGTATTGCTGGGTCTTTACTCCAATCCGCAACGCGACCCGCGCAATCACACTGTCACCGCCGTCTACCTGGCGCAAGCCCATGGTACGCCAATGGCTGCGGACGATGCGAAAAACTACGGACTGTTCAATTTTGACAATCTGCCAAGCCTGCTGGCTTTCGATCATGCTCAGGTTATTGCGGATTACTGGCATTATAAACTGACTGGCGAGGTAACGCCTCTACGAATATAA